The following proteins come from a genomic window of Natrinema saccharevitans:
- a CDS encoding ATP-binding protein, which translates to MLNLTPILKRDQPTSRIEIGAKKVGPNTDTVEIRHNDRRAFFYVEPVDDSIVDGIGNKVRMHRNVKTVFGGIDRGTDFLVDPDATKRDVVECSSAKIHTSEIAPDDLEPFLRENDYLLHRMEEVVPKGDELATFEVAAMEPTDYATLRVTPDTDLEFIDAGELRELRATRTPAARGGPGPGGPGQEGDGDEEVQVSLEPKKPTVSFEEDVAGLPEVKRTAENLLALFDPDVRDEVVERYGDEFASRGNSMLLYGPPGCGKTLISEAIAYEAKYNSNIEDSYGEVKFLEIKGSDVLSKYSGESEKRVEAIFEKAHGIAQEGFAVLFFDEVDTLIPDRGDDSLQRHERSLTNAFLQEMNEIEDNLLVIGATNMPFTIDPAATRRFPIQQFIPQPDETVMAEVWRKHLSEMAGTDGIEYERLGARSEGYTPAEIADRVLGSELQRELVESVHLPDREPIEPDTDYFLERLAETEPKTIRQYVASVRTQIDDLEGYPELKRYVEDQAERLDMRLGSEPASLGELLGGGSTEAKPAGDGGDADDAEPASSGSVPIDVSDPDEAADGERGGDDDE; encoded by the coding sequence ATGCTTAACCTGACGCCAATACTGAAACGAGACCAGCCGACGTCACGCATCGAGATCGGAGCCAAAAAGGTCGGCCCGAACACCGACACCGTCGAGATCCGTCACAACGACCGGCGCGCGTTCTTCTACGTCGAGCCGGTCGACGACTCGATCGTCGACGGGATCGGAAACAAGGTCCGGATGCACCGGAACGTCAAGACGGTGTTCGGCGGGATCGATCGGGGCACGGACTTCCTGGTCGATCCCGACGCGACGAAACGCGACGTCGTCGAGTGTTCGTCCGCGAAGATCCACACCAGCGAAATCGCGCCCGACGACCTCGAGCCGTTCCTCCGGGAGAACGACTACCTCCTCCATCGGATGGAGGAGGTCGTCCCGAAAGGCGACGAGCTGGCGACCTTCGAGGTCGCTGCGATGGAGCCGACGGATTACGCCACGCTACGGGTCACGCCCGACACGGACCTCGAGTTCATCGACGCCGGCGAACTCCGGGAGCTGCGCGCGACCCGGACCCCGGCGGCCCGGGGCGGTCCCGGACCCGGCGGCCCCGGACAGGAGGGAGACGGCGACGAGGAGGTGCAGGTCTCGCTCGAGCCCAAGAAGCCGACCGTCAGCTTCGAGGAAGACGTCGCCGGGTTACCGGAGGTCAAACGCACGGCGGAGAACCTGCTCGCCCTGTTCGATCCCGACGTCCGAGACGAGGTCGTCGAGCGCTACGGCGACGAGTTCGCCTCGCGGGGCAACAGCATGCTGCTGTACGGCCCGCCGGGCTGTGGGAAGACGCTCATCTCCGAGGCGATCGCCTACGAGGCCAAGTACAACTCGAACATCGAGGACAGCTACGGCGAGGTGAAGTTCCTGGAGATCAAGGGCAGCGACGTCCTCTCGAAGTACTCCGGCGAGTCCGAGAAACGCGTCGAAGCCATCTTCGAGAAGGCCCACGGGATCGCCCAGGAGGGCTTTGCGGTCCTGTTTTTCGACGAGGTCGACACCCTCATTCCGGATCGGGGTGACGACTCCTTGCAGCGCCACGAGCGGTCGCTGACCAACGCCTTCCTCCAGGAGATGAACGAGATCGAGGACAACCTGCTCGTGATCGGGGCGACGAACATGCCGTTTACCATCGATCCGGCCGCGACCCGCCGGTTTCCGATCCAGCAGTTCATCCCGCAGCCCGACGAGACGGTGATGGCCGAGGTCTGGCGGAAACACCTCTCCGAGATGGCCGGGACCGACGGGATCGAGTACGAGCGACTCGGGGCCCGCTCGGAGGGGTACACGCCGGCCGAGATCGCCGACCGCGTCCTCGGGAGCGAACTCCAGCGGGAACTCGTCGAGAGCGTCCACCTTCCCGACCGCGAGCCGATCGAACCGGACACCGACTACTTCCTCGAGCGCCTCGCCGAGACCGAGCCCAAGACGATCCGCCAGTACGTCGCGAGCGTCCGGACCCAGATCGACGACCTCGAGGGGTATCCCGAACTCAAACGCTACGTCGAGGACCAGGCCGAGCGCCTGGACATGCGGCTGGGATCGGAGCCCGCGTCGCTGGGCGAGTTGCTCGGCGGCGGTAGTACTGAGGCGAAGCCGGCAGGTGACGGCGGTGACGCCGACGACGCGGAGCCGGCGTCGTCCGGGTCGGTGCCGATAGACGTCTCGGACCCGGACGAGGCTGCCGACGGCGAACGTGGGGGTGACGACGATGAGTGA
- a CDS encoding COG1361 family protein, whose translation MYRRALLVVVALAIGLAIATVPAAAQSTVTVDDGQVTVGTGTATEDVKVDNTGNESVSIDVSSPTGIDVDPSQRTVPAGSSETITLEISADDDASGGTVTVSTGDDSETIEVTRPPIAGLEDEPLDVGEVLVGGQASGEVDIEQIGGDGSWRYVSASVDSSDPDASLNVYETGGTLEWTATVDDDAAQHEDLEWEVELVPDGNDDAARTVDVEGEVIYPPRFGDVELDDDQVTFDEPRDSTATVTETIDLEVENAGDLEMDLETVTASAPSGGIDVSITDRPETIDGQSTGTVEVAVAADTGLDEGAYDISGTARASDATVSDANFDGTITVDHAVTLETPDRIDIGDVPIGESTRQTASIGETLGYQNVEDLEITLEDGPDSWLTIEEAPSRLDAGGSRPVVFQAAFDTDAELGTSYEWTYAVDGTGVEEETVTVTASPVPVNLDPIRNDVEAYDGPVAEGTLSMVETMDTRMRDGDIEDDSITTVISFGTASSLYLESMDAASERQAAGEYDQAQQEVVQAAAAYNTMTLYADELDGAAFRSDTEPVLSAAESDLDAGIQEQAQHYESRLESENVSLIEKATIKRQLARVTLLQGDDERASALEQEAQSAFENYTQAVSDGERARQRADETWETMESEQFVTVAGQPLLLNPAEYDTYTDRVDEMNVAYENATATFEQAGETSRVEAVESEYADRTATLEVTRWSLLGATGVYGLLVIGIVVRTARGTYQYLRDARASVSGDFLV comes from the coding sequence ATGTATAGACGGGCGCTGCTGGTCGTGGTCGCCCTCGCCATCGGACTGGCGATCGCGACCGTACCAGCGGCCGCACAGAGTACCGTCACCGTTGACGACGGGCAGGTCACGGTCGGTACCGGCACCGCGACAGAGGACGTCAAAGTCGACAACACCGGAAACGAGTCCGTCTCGATCGACGTGTCATCGCCGACCGGGATCGACGTCGATCCGAGTCAGCGTACCGTTCCCGCCGGAAGTTCCGAGACGATCACGCTCGAGATCAGTGCGGACGACGACGCGAGCGGCGGGACCGTCACCGTGAGTACCGGGGACGACTCCGAAACGATCGAGGTTACTCGACCACCGATCGCCGGCCTCGAGGACGAACCGCTCGACGTGGGCGAAGTACTCGTCGGTGGACAGGCGTCCGGCGAGGTCGACATCGAACAAATCGGCGGCGATGGGTCGTGGAGGTACGTCAGCGCGAGTGTCGATAGCTCCGATCCGGACGCGAGCTTGAACGTCTACGAAACCGGCGGGACGCTCGAGTGGACCGCCACGGTCGACGACGACGCCGCCCAGCACGAGGACCTCGAGTGGGAGGTCGAACTCGTTCCCGACGGCAACGACGACGCGGCCCGAACCGTCGACGTAGAAGGGGAAGTCATCTACCCGCCCCGGTTCGGCGACGTCGAACTCGACGACGATCAGGTCACGTTCGACGAGCCGCGGGACTCGACGGCGACGGTCACGGAGACGATCGACCTCGAGGTCGAGAACGCCGGTGACCTCGAGATGGATCTCGAGACCGTCACGGCGTCGGCCCCGAGCGGGGGAATCGATGTCTCGATCACGGACCGACCCGAGACGATCGACGGGCAGTCGACCGGGACGGTCGAAGTGGCGGTCGCTGCGGATACCGGTCTCGACGAGGGGGCCTACGATATCTCGGGAACCGCCCGCGCGTCGGATGCCACCGTTTCCGACGCGAACTTCGACGGAACGATCACCGTCGATCACGCGGTAACGCTCGAGACCCCGGACCGGATCGATATCGGAGACGTGCCGATCGGCGAGAGTACCCGTCAGACGGCGTCGATTGGGGAGACGTTGGGATACCAGAACGTTGAGGACCTCGAGATAACGCTCGAGGACGGGCCGGACAGCTGGCTGACGATCGAGGAAGCGCCGTCGCGGCTCGACGCCGGCGGGTCCCGTCCGGTGGTGTTTCAGGCCGCGTTCGACACCGACGCGGAGCTGGGTACCAGTTACGAGTGGACGTACGCCGTCGACGGAACCGGCGTCGAAGAGGAGACCGTAACGGTCACCGCATCGCCGGTGCCGGTGAACCTCGATCCGATCCGCAACGACGTCGAAGCCTACGACGGTCCCGTCGCCGAGGGAACGCTCTCGATGGTCGAGACCATGGACACGCGGATGCGCGACGGCGACATCGAGGACGACAGCATCACGACCGTGATCTCATTCGGGACGGCCTCGTCGCTGTACCTCGAGTCGATGGACGCCGCGAGCGAGCGACAGGCCGCCGGCGAGTACGATCAGGCCCAACAGGAGGTCGTCCAGGCTGCGGCCGCCTACAACACGATGACTCTCTACGCGGACGAACTCGACGGCGCGGCGTTCCGATCGGACACGGAACCGGTGCTGTCCGCGGCCGAGAGCGATCTCGACGCCGGTATCCAGGAGCAGGCACAGCACTACGAGTCCCGCCTCGAGTCCGAGAACGTCTCGCTGATCGAGAAGGCGACGATCAAGCGGCAACTCGCCCGAGTCACGCTGCTGCAGGGCGACGACGAGCGGGCGTCCGCGCTCGAGCAAGAGGCACAGTCGGCTTTCGAGAACTACACGCAGGCCGTCTCGGACGGCGAGCGTGCCCGCCAGCGCGCCGACGAGACGTGGGAGACGATGGAGTCCGAGCAGTTCGTGACGGTCGCCGGCCAGCCGCTGCTCCTGAACCCGGCCGAGTACGACACCTACACCGATCGGGTCGACGAGATGAACGTCGCCTACGAGAACGCGACGGCGACGTTCGAGCAGGCCGGCGAGACGAGCCGCGTCGAAGCGGTCGAGTCGGAGTACGCGGATCGGACCGCCACGCTCGAGGTGACCCGGTGGTCGCTGCTTGGCGCAACCGGGGTGTACGGCCTCCTCGTGATCGGCATCGTCGTCCGCACCGCACGCGGTACGTACCAGTACCTCCGGGACGCTCGCGCGTCGGTCAGCGGCGATTTCCTCGTCTGA
- a CDS encoding HAD family hydrolase — protein sequence MNAVLFDMDGVLVDSEDYWVEFEREEIFPATVPDAAVDVAETSGMNFRDIYDYLEAEYGTAISRESFVGRFDAAAEEIYTERAELLDGCHDLLVELDDRGVDTALVSSSPHDWIDMVTERFDLEGAFDRVISADDVDAASKPEPDVFEYAAAELGVPAAECVVVEDSENGIEAGDRAGATVVAYRIAAHGDIDRSRADAVVDSPAALRDRLLEAVTA from the coding sequence ATGAACGCAGTGCTGTTCGATATGGACGGCGTGTTGGTCGACAGCGAGGACTACTGGGTCGAGTTCGAGCGCGAGGAGATCTTCCCCGCGACCGTCCCCGACGCCGCGGTCGACGTGGCCGAGACCAGCGGGATGAACTTCCGCGATATCTACGACTACCTCGAGGCCGAGTACGGGACGGCGATCTCCCGCGAGTCGTTCGTCGGGCGCTTCGATGCCGCCGCCGAGGAGATCTACACCGAGCGCGCGGAGCTACTGGACGGCTGCCACGACCTGCTCGTCGAACTGGACGACCGCGGGGTCGACACGGCGCTCGTCTCCTCGTCGCCCCACGACTGGATCGACATGGTCACAGAGCGCTTCGACCTCGAGGGGGCGTTCGACCGCGTGATCAGTGCCGACGACGTCGACGCGGCGAGCAAGCCCGAACCGGACGTCTTCGAGTACGCGGCCGCCGAACTCGGCGTCCCGGCTGCGGAGTGCGTCGTCGTCGAGGACTCCGAAAACGGGATCGAAGCCGGCGATAGAGCGGGCGCGACCGTCGTCGCCTACCGGATCGCGGCCCACGGCGACATCGACCGCTCGCGGGCCGACGCGGTCGTCGATTCCCCCGCGGCGCTCCGGGATCGCCTGCTCGAGGCCGTCACGGCGTAG
- a CDS encoding DJ-1/PfpI family protein, whose translation MADIAAEIVLFDGFDELDAIGPYEVLRNGARAGASLETRLVTLAETALVRASHDCRVEPDGTLGWPDLLLVPGGGWTTEGGVRTVVEDGALPTAVRERSDDGATIASVCTGAMVLSAAGILEGRPAATHPDARDDLAATAATVVDERVVDDGDVVTAGGVTSGIDLALWLLEREFDAEIAEAVAAEMAHERRGDVFESS comes from the coding sequence ATGGCCGATATCGCCGCCGAAATCGTGCTGTTCGATGGCTTCGACGAACTCGACGCGATCGGTCCCTACGAGGTCCTCCGGAACGGGGCCCGGGCCGGCGCGTCGCTCGAGACGCGACTCGTGACCCTCGCGGAGACGGCTCTCGTGCGGGCGAGCCACGACTGTCGCGTCGAACCGGACGGGACGCTGGGGTGGCCGGACCTGCTGCTCGTTCCCGGCGGCGGCTGGACGACCGAGGGCGGCGTCCGTACGGTCGTCGAGGACGGGGCGCTGCCGACCGCCGTCCGCGAGCGGTCCGACGACGGGGCGACGATCGCCTCGGTCTGTACCGGCGCGATGGTGCTTTCGGCGGCGGGGATCCTCGAGGGTCGGCCGGCCGCGACCCACCCCGACGCGCGGGACGACCTGGCGGCCACCGCGGCGACCGTGGTCGACGAACGCGTCGTCGACGACGGCGACGTCGTCACTGCGGGGGGCGTGACGTCGGGCATCGATCTGGCGTTGTGGCTGCTCGAGCGGGAGTTCGATGCGGAAATCGCCGAGGCGGTGGCCGCCGAGATGGCCCACGAACGGCGCGGCGACGTATTCGAATCGTCGTGA
- a CDS encoding helix-turn-helix transcriptional regulator: MNGRAGVTVAVVVILLVAAGPIAATGTAATGGAQSEPFTLQQDGIDADEVRMDVALRADGSADWTLEFWIRLDDNESEAAFESLREDIQDDPANHTAQFAERMNGTVATASDATGREMAAADFAVETERQSFAREYGVVRYTFRWDGFTAVEGDRLRAGDAVAGLYLDDGTRLLIEWPDGYERTSVAPDPDDERERAVIWRGDDTDFVDDEPRVVVTAGGGATGSSPLLIATGAVVLLGLGAAGAWWYRNREPTADRPDSDGTAAAGSGSESASGSDAESAAGPDVETAATGDSSPADASDPASDAVAAGTAEQVDPELLSNEEQVLRLVKERGGRMKQQAVVEELDWTDAKTSKVVSGLREDGELESFRLGRENVLSLPEVDDGIVSDSTGEDE, translated from the coding sequence ATGAACGGTCGCGCCGGCGTGACGGTCGCGGTCGTCGTAATACTGCTCGTCGCTGCCGGCCCCATCGCGGCCACCGGAACGGCGGCGACGGGAGGAGCCCAGTCGGAGCCGTTTACCCTCCAGCAGGACGGGATCGACGCCGACGAGGTCCGGATGGACGTCGCGCTCCGGGCCGACGGCAGCGCCGACTGGACCCTCGAGTTCTGGATCCGACTCGACGACAACGAGAGCGAAGCGGCGTTCGAGTCGCTGCGCGAGGACATCCAAGACGACCCGGCGAACCACACGGCGCAGTTCGCCGAGCGGATGAACGGCACCGTCGCGACGGCGAGCGACGCGACCGGTCGGGAGATGGCCGCCGCCGACTTCGCCGTCGAGACCGAGCGCCAGTCGTTCGCCCGCGAGTACGGCGTCGTCAGGTACACGTTCCGCTGGGACGGGTTCACCGCCGTCGAGGGCGATCGGCTCCGTGCCGGCGACGCCGTCGCGGGGCTTTACCTCGACGACGGGACCCGCCTGCTGATCGAGTGGCCCGACGGCTACGAGCGGACGTCGGTCGCGCCCGATCCGGACGACGAGCGCGAGCGGGCCGTGATCTGGCGGGGCGACGACACCGACTTCGTCGACGACGAGCCCCGCGTCGTCGTCACCGCCGGCGGCGGGGCGACCGGCTCGAGTCCGCTGCTGATCGCGACCGGGGCGGTCGTCCTGCTCGGCCTCGGAGCCGCCGGCGCGTGGTGGTACCGGAACCGCGAGCCGACGGCGGATCGGCCCGACAGCGACGGGACCGCTGCGGCCGGTTCCGGGAGCGAGTCCGCGTCCGGTTCCGACGCCGAGTCTGCAGCCGGCCCGGACGTCGAGACGGCGGCGACCGGCGACTCGAGTCCGGCGGACGCGTCTGACCCGGCAAGCGACGCCGTGGCCGCGGGCACGGCCGAACAGGTCGATCCGGAACTGCTGAGCAACGAAGAACAGGTCCTCCGGCTGGTCAAGGAACGGGGCGGCCGGATGAAACAGCAGGCGGTCGTCGAGGAACTGGACTGGACCGACGCGAAGACCAGCAAGGTCGTCAGCGGGCTCCGCGAGGACGGCGAGCTCGAGTCGTTCCGGCTCGGCCGCGAGAACGTCCTCTCGCTGCCCGAGGTCGACGACGGGATCGTGTCGGACTCGACGGGTGAGGACGAATGA